TCCTGCGCGAACAGGTGCGAGTAGCCGACGGCGCCGGAGCCACCCTCGCGGTTCTCGACCGTGATGGTGGTGCCGGTGGCGGCCTCGAGACCGCTCGCGATGGCGCGGCCGGATGCGTCGGAGCCGCCGCCCGCAGAGAACGGCACGGTCATGCGGACGTCGGAGGGCTCGAAGGGGCCCTCCTGGCCGGCCGGCGCCGCGCTGGAGCAGCCCGCGAGGGCCGCGATGGCGACGGCACCGATGGCCGCCGTGGTGATGCGTGACTTCATTGTCGGATCCTTGCTTTCGGTGATGAGGCTGTCGGTGATGAGGCTGTCGGTGGTGAGGATGGAGGTGGTCAGTCGGCCGCGCGCGCCTCGCGCGCCTGCGCGCCGACGCCGACGGCGGTGGCGAAGGCGTGCTCGTAGGCGCCGGTGTTGGCGATGCGCTTGCCGACCACGTCGAAGGCGGTGCCGTGGGCCGGGGTGCAGACGGCGACGCTCAGGCCGCCGGCCATCGTGACGCCGCGGTCGAAGCCGAGGAGCTTCACGGCGATCTGGCCCTGGTCGTGGTACATCGTCAGCACGCCGTCGAAGGCGCCGTCGCGGGCCTTGAGGAAGATCGTGTCGCTCGGGAACGGGCCGGCGGCGTCGACGCCGCGGCGCTGGAGCTCCTCGATGGCAGGCGCGATGATGTCGATCTCCTCGCGGCCGAACTTCCCCGACTCCCCCGCGTGCGGGTTGAGGGCGCAGACGCCGATGCGCGGCTGCTCGATGCCGCGCGCCTGCAGCACGGCCTTGAGCAGCTCGCCGCGCTCGACCACCAGGTCGTGGTCGATGAGGCTCGCGACCTGGGCGATCGAGCAGTGGCTCGTGACGCGCGCGGTGACGAGCTCGGGCAGGATGTTGAGCTCGGTGGCGCTCGTGCCGTCGGCGAGCACGGTCTCGAACCACGACATCTCGTCGTTCTCGGCCATGCCGGCCAGGTGCAGCGACGACTTGTTGAGCGGCGCGAAGACGATCGCGTCGACCTCGCCGGCCTTCGACAGCTCGAGCGCGCGGCGCAGGCTCGCCATCGCCCACAGCCCGCCCTCTCGGGTGGCCTGCTGGCGCACGAAGCCCCCTTCGGGGCGCTCGCCGTCGTTCTCGACGAGCTGCGGCACGCCGGTGCCCGCCTCGCGCGTCCAGGCGAACTCGACGCCGGCATCCGCCATGGCGTCGACGAGCTCCTGCTCGTCGCCGATGATGAGGATCTCAGCGGCAGCGGTGGTCGCCGGGTCGGCGAGCTGGCGCGCGACGAGCTCGGGGCCGACGCCGGCAGGGTCGCCCAGGGTGAGCGCGATGCGCGGCCGGGCTGTGGTGGTCGCGGGTGCGGTGGTCATGGTGTCGGTTCCCTTCGACTCAGTCGATGACTGCCGTGGCAGCGGTGCGCTCGTCAGCCGCGAGCAGGTCGCGGATGTAGCGCTGGTTGGTGGAGCACATGCCGAGGCTGTCGCCGCCGTAGTGCTCGGTGAGGATGATCCCGTCGAAGCCGAGCTCGACGGCGTCGCGCAGCACCTGCCGGTAGTTGATGAGGCCCGCCTCCATGGTCGACGGGGTGCTCGTCGCCCAGCTGCCGTCGGCCGCCTCGTCGCGCGCGTAGTTCTTGACGTGCCAGTAGTTCGCGTGCGGCAGCGTCTTGGCGAAGAGCTCGCGCCAGTCCTCGACCGGACGATGCAGGCGGATGAGGTTGCCGACGTCGGGATTGAGGCCGACGGCGTCGACGCCGATCTCCTCGACCAGGCGCACCGCCGAGTCGGCGGTGCCGAGCAGGGTGTCCTCATAGAGCTCGAGCGACATCCGCATGCCGACCTGCTGCGCGTGCGTGCCGAGCTCGCGCAGGCGGGTGACGGCCGCATCCCAGGTCTCGCGGTCATCCGGATCCTTGGCGCCCTCCGCCGTCCAGAACCACAGCGCGCGGCGCTGCGCCTCGCTGAACGGCTGGTGGAGGCCGGTCGAGAAGACGCTCATGCCCATCTCTGCGGCCGCGTCGATCGTGCGGTGCGCGTAGTCGAGGTTGCGCTCCCAGTTGACCGGGTCGATGACGCTCTGGCGCTGCACGTGCACCGAGGGGATGGCGAGGCCGCGGGCGGCGGCGATGGCGACGAGCTCTGCACGAGCGGATGCGTCGAGGTCGGCGGGGCGGATGTGGCTGTCGGCGAGCTCCGCGAGCGAGAAGTCGACGGCGGCGACCTGCGCCAGCGCTGCGTCCCACGCGATGGGGCCTGCATCGTGCAGGCTGGTGCCGTCCGGCAGCACGCTGGGCACGCCGTGCAGGCAGGCCGCGATCGGCCACTCGGCTGCGGGGTACGCACGCATGTCCACTCCATCGTGTCGGGGGTCCGTCGCTTGACTTTCGAACCCGTCGAGAGAATCCTATAGGAAATATCCCATCAGAGCGCAAGTCACGCTCTGTGCTGACGAAGGAGTCGCCATGGCACCGTCGAACGGCCAGCAGGCCGCCGCCACCACCACCGCCGCCGCGCAGGCGAAGTCGGCAGGACGCCGCACCTGGGTGCGATGGCAGATCTTCGGCATCCTCTGGATCCTGGTGCTGCTCAACTTCATCGACCGCGCCACGCTGTCGATCGCGATGCCGATGATCTCCGAGGAGTTCGACCTCACGCCAGAGCTCAAGGGCGTCATCCTCGGCTCCTTCTTCTGGACCTACCTGCTCTTCCAGATCCCCGGCGGCTGGCTGCTCGACCGCTTCGGCCCGCGCCACGTCGTCGGCAGCGCCGGCGCCATCTGGGGCGTCTTCCAGCTGCTCGGCGGCCTCGTGCCCGGCGCCGGCATGCTCACCGTGACGCGATTGGGCCTCGGCGCGACCGAAGCGCCCGTCTTCCCCGCCGGCGCGAAGCTCAACGCCAACTGGCTGCCCCGCAAGGAGCGCGCCCGCGGCGCCACCTTCATCGATGCCGCTGGCCCCTTCGGCTCCGCCGTCGGCGGCCTGCTCGTCACCGCGCTCATCGTCATGACAGGCGGCTGGCGCTGGGCGTTCATCATCACGGGCGCCGTCACGATCGTGGTCGCCGTCCTCTACTGGATGTACCTGCGCGACGAGCCCGGCAAGCACCCGCGCGTCAACAAGGCAGAGCTCGACCACATCACCACGAGCGACGACCGCGCCCCCGAGGCCCGCCCCGAGACCGGGCCGCTCCCCCGCGCCGTCGACTACCTGCGCTCGCGATCCTTCTGGGGCATGATGTTCGGCCGCCTCGGCTGGGCGACCATCTGGTGGGGCATCATCTCCTGGACGCCGTCCTACCTCGATGAGGCGCTCGGCTTCGACCTCGCCGCGCTCGGCTGGGGCACCTTCCTGGTCTACGGAGCCGGCGTCGTCGGCCAGCTCGTCGCCGGCTTCTGGTCCGACCGCTGGCGCTCCACGAACCCGCGCCACAGCGTCGTGATGCGCACGATCCTGGCTGTCTCCGGCGTCGGCACGGCCGTGGCGATCTTCCTCATCCCGCCGGTCACCGACGGCGCCATCGCCCTGACGCTGCTCTCGATCGCGGTGTTCTTCATCAACTTCGGTGGCCTCTACTGGTCGATCCCCGCCCTGCTCGCCCCCAAGGAGCAGGTGGGCATGGTCGGCGGCGTGATGAACGTGGCCTCCTCCGGCGGCGGCGCGATCGCGCCGATCGCGATGGGCTTCGCCATCGGCGCCTCGGGCGGTGCCTACGGCGGCGCCTTCACCTTCCTCGGCGTCTGCGCGGTCGTCTACCTGGTGGGCTCGCTCATCATCGACTTCGAGCGCCCGCTCGCCCGCCGCAAGGCATCGGCGTGAGCCGCTAT
The window above is part of the Agrococcus sp. ARC_14 genome. Proteins encoded here:
- a CDS encoding 4-hydroxythreonine-4-phosphate dehydrogenase PdxA → MTTAPATTTARPRIALTLGDPAGVGPELVARQLADPATTAAAEILIIGDEQELVDAMADAGVEFAWTREAGTGVPQLVENDGERPEGGFVRQQATREGGLWAMASLRRALELSKAGEVDAIVFAPLNKSSLHLAGMAENDEMSWFETVLADGTSATELNILPELVTARVTSHCSIAQVASLIDHDLVVERGELLKAVLQARGIEQPRIGVCALNPHAGESGKFGREEIDIIAPAIEELQRRGVDAAGPFPSDTIFLKARDGAFDGVLTMYHDQGQIAVKLLGFDRGVTMAGGLSVAVCTPAHGTAFDVVGKRIANTGAYEHAFATAVGVGAQAREARAAD
- a CDS encoding TIM barrel protein, with protein sequence MRAYPAAEWPIAACLHGVPSVLPDGTSLHDAGPIAWDAALAQVAAVDFSLAELADSHIRPADLDASARAELVAIAAARGLAIPSVHVQRQSVIDPVNWERNLDYAHRTIDAAAEMGMSVFSTGLHQPFSEAQRRALWFWTAEGAKDPDDRETWDAAVTRLRELGTHAQQVGMRMSLELYEDTLLGTADSAVRLVEEIGVDAVGLNPDVGNLIRLHRPVEDWRELFAKTLPHANYWHVKNYARDEAADGSWATSTPSTMEAGLINYRQVLRDAVELGFDGIILTEHYGGDSLGMCSTNQRYIRDLLAADERTAATAVID
- a CDS encoding MFS transporter, encoding MAPSNGQQAAATTTAAAQAKSAGRRTWVRWQIFGILWILVLLNFIDRATLSIAMPMISEEFDLTPELKGVILGSFFWTYLLFQIPGGWLLDRFGPRHVVGSAGAIWGVFQLLGGLVPGAGMLTVTRLGLGATEAPVFPAGAKLNANWLPRKERARGATFIDAAGPFGSAVGGLLVTALIVMTGGWRWAFIITGAVTIVVAVLYWMYLRDEPGKHPRVNKAELDHITTSDDRAPEARPETGPLPRAVDYLRSRSFWGMMFGRLGWATIWWGIISWTPSYLDEALGFDLAALGWGTFLVYGAGVVGQLVAGFWSDRWRSTNPRHSVVMRTILAVSGVGTAVAIFLIPPVTDGAIALTLLSIAVFFINFGGLYWSIPALLAPKEQVGMVGGVMNVASSGGGAIAPIAMGFAIGASGGAYGGAFTFLGVCAVVYLVGSLIIDFERPLARRKASA